The proteins below come from a single Candidatus Dadabacteria bacterium genomic window:
- a CDS encoding cysteine--tRNA ligase, whose protein sequence is MQKKLPKIKIYNSLSQKKEDLIPFEGDKIRMYVCGPTVYDSAHLGHARSAVSFDVIQRFLRYAGYDVLFARNYTDIDDKIITRSNQEGVSCDEISEKYIKEYREDMASIGVETPDVEPRVTEHLEQIIALIEKIMEKGFAYRSGNNVFFSVRKFPDYGKLSCRSLDHMLEGVRIDVNEEKEDPLDFALWKESKPGEPAWKSPWGDGRPGWHIECSVMSMEYLGTNFEIHGGGKDLIFPHHENEIAQSEAASGEPFAKYWLHNGLIRINKEKMSKSLGNFFTLSEATKRWSPEAIRLFFLSHHYQNPADFSEKSMHDSEAALERIYLALLRAAEAREAKGSDPALEGSIRKFEEDFHSSMSDNFNTADVVGSLFDLIRSINRSLDSVGKTQSASLALEKIKEICGVLGVLSEEPAEYMEKRKSTANLSDIDPFEIEKLIEERNSAREEKNWKKADEIRDYLSSKGIVLEDRPGGTDWKAQRT, encoded by the coding sequence ATGCAAAAAAAACTTCCCAAGATAAAAATCTACAATTCCCTCTCGCAGAAAAAAGAAGATCTCATTCCCTTTGAGGGAGACAAGATCCGTATGTATGTCTGCGGTCCCACGGTGTATGACTCCGCTCATCTGGGACACGCCCGCTCGGCGGTATCTTTTGACGTGATACAGAGATTTCTCAGATACGCCGGCTACGACGTGCTATTCGCGAGGAACTACACCGACATAGACGACAAGATAATAACCCGTTCAAACCAGGAAGGTGTAAGCTGCGATGAGATATCCGAGAAGTACATAAAGGAATACAGAGAGGACATGGCTTCGATAGGGGTTGAGACTCCAGACGTCGAGCCCCGGGTAACCGAGCATCTGGAGCAGATAATAGCGCTCATAGAGAAGATAATGGAAAAGGGCTTCGCTTACCGCTCGGGCAACAACGTCTTTTTCTCCGTAAGAAAATTCCCGGACTACGGAAAGCTCTCCTGCAGGTCGCTTGATCACATGCTCGAAGGCGTGAGAATAGACGTAAACGAGGAAAAGGAAGACCCCCTTGATTTCGCGCTCTGGAAGGAATCAAAACCCGGCGAGCCTGCCTGGAAAAGCCCATGGGGAGACGGAAGGCCCGGATGGCACATAGAGTGCTCCGTTATGAGCATGGAGTATCTGGGAACGAATTTCGAGATACACGGAGGGGGAAAGGACCTCATCTTCCCGCACCACGAAAACGAGATAGCCCAGTCGGAGGCCGCCTCCGGAGAGCCGTTTGCAAAGTACTGGCTTCATAACGGTCTCATAAGAATAAACAAGGAGAAGATGTCAAAGTCCCTGGGGAACTTCTTCACGCTTTCTGAGGCAACAAAGAGATGGTCCCCGGAGGCCATAAGGCTCTTCTTCCTCTCGCACCACTACCAGAACCCCGCTGATTTCTCGGAAAAAAGTATGCATGACAGCGAGGCTGCGCTTGAGAGAATATACCTCGCCCTGCTGAGAGCCGCAGAGGCACGGGAAGCCAAGGGCTCCGACCCCGCACTTGAGGGTTCGATCAGGAAGTTCGAGGAGGATTTTCACTCCTCGATGAGCGACAACTTCAATACTGCCGACGTGGTGGGAAGCCTTTTTGATCTGATACGCTCGATTAACAGGTCGCTTGATTCGGTGGGAAAGACTCAAAGCGCGTCCCTAGCGCTTGAGAAGATAAAGGAGATATGCGGAGTGCTCGGAGTCCTCTCAGAGGAACCGGCCGAGTACATGGAGAAAAGAAAGTCCACCGCCAACCTCTCAGACATAGATCCTTTTGAGATAGAAAAGCTGATAGAGGAGAGAAACTCGGCCAGAGAGGAAAAGAACTGGAAAAAGGCCGATGAAATAAGGGACTACCTAAGTTCCAAGGGAATCGTGCTTGAAGACCGCCCGGGCGGCACCGACTGGAAAGCACAGAGAACCTGA